AAAATTGCCGAGCATTTCAAAAAACGTGAGGTGCGTCGCGTCCCCCACTTCTTCAATATCCGAGGTGCGAAAACATTTCTGCGCGCTCGTCGCGCGGCGACTGCCAAAATCCTTCACCGGATCCAACTCTCCGGTGTAGTAGCGCTTAAATTGCTGCATGCCGGCGGTGGTCAACAGCACCGACGGATCATCGGGCCGCAACGAAGATGAGGGCACGACTGCGTGGCCCTTGCCCCTAAAGAACTCTAAAAACTTTTTCCGTATCTCGTTTGATTGCATAATAAAAATATAAAGCGAAAAACCCAAAATCACAAGTAAATCCCAAACCAACCTTGAAAATAAGCCCGCCCCGCAAAGCGGGGCGGATACCAAAACTTTTCACTATTCACTATTCACTTGAGTGCCCTACTCCACATCCACTACCCCCGTCATCTCCGGATGCAACTTATCAATGTATTTCCACGTGCCGCGGCTCTTAAATATAAAACTATACGTTTCACCGGTTGCGATACCGCGCCGCGAATCAAAACCATCAAGCGCTTCGCGACCCTTCTCCGACGAGGCAATAATCCAATGCGTGTCCGCGTCACGATTAACCCACATCACCGCGCCTCCTTTTTTAATCTTCACAACCGCGGGAACAAACTGCTTATCATTCATCTGAACCACGGCCGGCGCTTCCGCGGCAGAACCGAATGCCGACTCCGCCTCGCCAACACTTACGGCGCTCCGCGTTTCCGTCAACTGCGACGCGGCGCCAATAAGACGCTTCGCAAGCCGGATCGCGTCAACAACGCGCTCAGCTGAAGCATTCGCATTCACCAAATCCGCGACTTTCGCGATGGCGCGTTCCGCGTTGCCGAGCGCCGTAAAAAGTTCCGTCCTCCCCTCTTTGGTCGCTCCCGCCGCGCGCACCGTGGCTCCCAAGCCATCAAAATCCTGCTTTAACGCCCGAACGTCACCGGCAACGTCGCCGCTTCCCAAAAGAAAATTCGCATATACACTTTCCGCGGTGCCTAGCGCGGCCGAACCTTGCGCGTACGCGGCCGCGAACGAGCCCTCGTCAAAAAACTTCACGGCTCCATCATACGTAAACTTGGCGCGCGTCGTCGCTTTCGCGGCCTCCGGAACAATGATACGCCCCTTCACACCCGTAAACGCGTCAATTGAGGCGAGCACCGCCGCCGCTTGTTTCAGCAACGTCTCTGCATCGGCGCGTTGCGCAAGATTCCCGCTACGAATAACGTCAAACAGTTTTGACCGGACAAGATTCGCGTAATTTTTTATATCGGAATCCGCGACAGATTCACGCAAGGCGTCAAGCGAACGCAACCGCTCCAGCGGCGCCCCCGGCAGCTGTGCCAGCGCATCACCCCTTGATTCATCTTTCCCTTCAAAATCTTCCAGCGACGCGCCGAGAAGTCGTCCGGAGAGCTGCAACATCAGATTCGCCTTCAACACCACAAGCCCGTCCCGCAAACTTTGCGGAGCGATATTTTCCCAACGATTGATAAACTCCACCGCTTTGAGCTCGTGCCACTTTCTGGTCATTCTGCCGATGACGGTGTTGGTATACGCAACCGCGCGATCATTATTACCGACGACATCAGCGACGGCGGCAACGGTTTTAACGATATCCGTCCGCGCCGTAAACAATTGCGCGAGTACCGACGCCTCGGCATCATCCGCCGCGATGCGCGCGTATAACGCGTCTAAAATGTCCGAATGCCGCAATGCGCGGTCAATGACGGTCAGAACAAAGCGATCGGTCGGCGCCGTCATGCCTTTTAATGCCGCGATGCGCGCCTCGGCAAGAACAACACTCTGATCGTAACTTGCAACCGCGCGGCTATACGCGTCCGGATTTTTGATATCCAGCTCCTGCAGTTTCACAATCTCCGCCGCCTGCTCGTTGGCGATATCAAGCTGGAGCTCGGCGCGGCTCAAGGTATTAAAAGACAGGGCCTTGCGGATACCGCGGCCCCATTCTTTGAAGAAATAAAAAGGGTTGGACGGCAAAATACCCGTCGTTTCCACCCCCAAACTGCGTATTTCTTCCCCGCTTTCCCGTTCAATGCGGGTTTCGGAGACGCTAAGCGCGCTACCGCTGCCGCTCTCGGCCGCAGAAACCCTGGAAATGCTTAAATTGAGCAAAAAGGCCGTATAACATAAGGAAAATAAGGCCTTTTTGAGGTTCGTACCCATACAACCTAGTATAGCATACCGAGCGTCAATTTACCAGTGAGCGCCGAGATGGGGCAAATATGTCTACATTCGTACTAAATTTCCAATAACTAATATCTATAAGACCTACGCGCTCCACGCTTTTCTGTCATTCCCGCGAAGGCGGGAATCCAGTAATAAGTCAATTTTAAAAGCTCTGGATTCCCGCCTTCGCGGGAATGACACCCTCCACCCTCCATGCTGCCCACATCGGGCTTTTGCGAGCAACGCCAAAGCGGCGCATTGCTGCGCCGCTTAAGTCCTAATGAAGCTATCCACCTCTTTAATATCCTTCGATAGTATGCGCCTTATCGTGCTTTTTGATGCGTCCCAATGACTTCGCCTCAATCTGACGGATACGCTCTCGCGTGACGCCAAATTCCTTGCCCACTTCCTCCAATGTGTGCGTGACACCATCCTCAAGTCCAAAACGCATTTTTAAAATGGACTGCTCGCGAGGAGCGAGATCGTTTAAGATTTCTTTTATTTTTTCGCGCAACAATGCCTGCGAGGCGGTTTGTGACGGCGAAGGATTGCGCTCGTCAGGAATAAACTCGGAAAGCGTGGAGTCCTCGTCGCTGTCGCCCACGGGCGATTCCAACGAAATGACATCCTGCGAGATTTTTTGGATGTGGTGGATTTTTTCCACCGGCATATTCATTTCAATGGCGATTTCTTCCGCCAGCGGTTCGCGGCCAAGCTCCTGCAGCAACCGCCGCTTTGCCTGCGTGTATTTGGAAATGACCTCCACCATGTGCACAGGGATTCGGATAGTGCGCGACTGGTCGGCTAAGGCACGGGTAATTGCCTGCCGGATCCACCATGTGGCGTAGGTTGAAAACTTAAAACCGCGCCGGTAGTCAAACTTTATCACCGCGCGCGATAGGCCAATGTTCCCTTCCTGTACCAAATCAAGAATGCTCAAATTTGGCGAGCGGTTCACGTAGCGCTTTGCGATGGACACCACCAAGCGCAGGTTTGCCTGAATAAAACGTTTCCGCGCTTCTTCATCGCCTTTTTCCACGCGCTTCGCAAGCTCGCGCTCATCTTCGGTGGTCAAGAGCGGCGTCTTGCCGATTTCCTTCAAATACATCTGCACGGCATCCGGAAGTTCGCCGGAAAAACTTGTCGCCTCCTCAAGCTCCTTGATGCTCACTTCTTCTTTCGGCAATTCAATGAGCTGACTTGTTTCCACCACCTTCATGCCGGCCTTATCCAGCCGGTCATACACTTCTTCTAAAAATGTAACCTCTTCCTCAATATGCGGAAAATACGAAAGCACTTCGGAATCCGTTACAAATCCCCTGCCGCGGCCGCGCTCAATCAGTTCATCAAGATGCTTTTCGTTGATCGCATGCTTGGTCT
This region of bacterium genomic DNA includes:
- a CDS encoding alanine--tRNA ligase-related protein; the encoded protein is MQSNEIRKKFLEFFRGKGHAVVPSSSLRPDDPSVLLTTAGMQQFKRYYTGELDPVKDFGSRRATSAQKCFRTSDIEEVGDATHLTFFEMLGNF
- a CDS encoding DUF5667 domain-containing protein — translated: MLNLSISRVSAAESGSGSALSVSETRIERESGEEIRSLGVETTGILPSNPFYFFKEWGRGIRKALSFNTLSRAELQLDIANEQAAEIVKLQELDIKNPDAYSRAVASYDQSVVLAEARIAALKGMTAPTDRFVLTVIDRALRHSDILDALYARIAADDAEASVLAQLFTARTDIVKTVAAVADVVGNNDRAVAYTNTVIGRMTRKWHELKAVEFINRWENIAPQSLRDGLVVLKANLMLQLSGRLLGASLEDFEGKDESRGDALAQLPGAPLERLRSLDALRESVADSDIKNYANLVRSKLFDVIRSGNLAQRADAETLLKQAAAVLASIDAFTGVKGRIIVPEAAKATTRAKFTYDGAVKFFDEGSFAAAYAQGSAALGTAESVYANFLLGSGDVAGDVRALKQDFDGLGATVRAAGATKEGRTELFTALGNAERAIAKVADLVNANASAERVVDAIRLAKRLIGAASQLTETRSAVSVGEAESAFGSAAEAPAVVQMNDKQFVPAVVKIKKGGAVMWVNRDADTHWIIASSEKGREALDGFDSRRGIATGETYSFIFKSRGTWKYIDKLHPEMTGVVDVE
- a CDS encoding sigma-70 family RNA polymerase sigma factor; the encoded protein is MKPRKHKKSSHRKAVKKTVRRHVVKKAKKHVSKKRATKHGKAHVSPAKKFAKPAKKLTKAETKHAINEKHLDELIERGRGRGFVTDSEVLSYFPHIEEEVTFLEEVYDRLDKAGMKVVETSQLIELPKEEVSIKELEEATSFSGELPDAVQMYLKEIGKTPLLTTEDERELAKRVEKGDEEARKRFIQANLRLVVSIAKRYVNRSPNLSILDLVQEGNIGLSRAVIKFDYRRGFKFSTYATWWIRQAITRALADQSRTIRIPVHMVEVISKYTQAKRRLLQELGREPLAEEIAIEMNMPVEKIHHIQKISQDVISLESPVGDSDEDSTLSEFIPDERNPSPSQTASQALLREKIKEILNDLAPREQSILKMRFGLEDGVTHTLEEVGKEFGVTRERIRQIEAKSLGRIKKHDKAHTIEGY